The sequence below is a genomic window from Cicer arietinum cultivar CDC Frontier isolate Library 1 chromosome 6, Cicar.CDCFrontier_v2.0, whole genome shotgun sequence.
tgcaacgaaaaacaatagaaaaatcAGATAGACGAGCACGTCATTGATTGCAATCACTAACTATTGAATTAACTACACACTTTTAATCTATGCATGCATATAATAATATTGTCTTTCAAAGCAAGAAAATGATGATTGACAAAATAAGCAGATTAACTTTGAGAAATGGCAATAGCAAAGCTCACTTACTTCCAAGTGAAATTCCTTTTCCACATAACCAACAGGAACCCCTCCGTGACGTGCTCCAACAAGCATGACAGAACAAATCCATATGAGCTTCTCTAACATTTGCTTTTCAAACGCTTCCTTGTCCAGAACCTGATTTTCAGGACAGTtaagtttgaaaacaaaattctcaacaaaacaaaaaatcacagtatttttcaaataatagtGTTTTAACAAATCCATCAAGGATTTTTCATGCCTGAAATTCATAAACTTGTTTTGATTTAGAAAAGCTAATCTGAACTTGGAGTCTTGGACTTTGTCACATGCTTAGAAAAATCATACATTCAAGCCATCAAAATCTTTAGATGAAGATCAGACGACTTGCAATTGATGTTTATTTCTCAAATCCAATTTATCGAGCTTAAAATTGCAGTCAATCAAGCTTGTTTTTCAAATCCGATTTTCCAAGTTTAAAACAGAAGTCGTCTGATCTTCACTGAAGGGTTCCAACTTCAATAGTCTAATccgaattaaaaaataatgttaggCATATAAAACATAATAACTCATGAGAATTaagacattaaaattaaaattcccCAAAAGAAAAAAGTCCCACATCATGGTGCCGTTTGATCCATTTAGCTAACCATACTCAGTACAATAAGGAttcattgttgttgttgttgctgtaAATAGAAGTCGTCATATCCTCACCTAAGGGTTGCGAACTCCGACTAAAATGGTGTAAtccaaattcaaaaataatgttAAGTGTactaaaaagataataattcatgagaaatttttaaaaggcgAGCGTTAGTGGTTAGTTTGTTAGCAGCAGGGATCGAACACAGAACCtcccaaaaagaaaaaacaggCCCCACGAATATGTTTTTGTGAAAGacaaaaaaccaaaaagaaacTTTGCAAGTGGCAAgatatgattaattaaataagaatatACTACCTTGCAAGAGAGGCCTCCAGCTTGCAATCTTTCAGAAACAGCCAAAGCCCACTTGCCATAAGCAGCTGTCAATCCTTCAGGATTGGTATCAGTCTTACCATCAATAGGTGACTCTCCAAGTTTTGACACAGCAAAATATGCCAACACTTGGTTCCCTTCCTTCAAACCTTTACTCTCAAGCCATGGTTCCAACATTCCATTTTGGAAAAACACCAAATCTGCCATACCAATCAATCATAACAAACAACTAATTACTTTTTCTCCATAAAAAATAAACCACTAATTTAGTCTTAGTCCCTCAAATATCACTCTCTCTTTTGCATAAAAATAATACAGTCTATAACATTTAACAAGCAAATATTAAAGTTTTGTCAAATTTGTCTTGTTATTAGTCCTGCTattcttcaaaatcaaatatGCATGTCAGTGTCATAAGAATGAGTGTGTCAAACACAGACACGTCTTCCGTATATAAAACATCATGGACTAAAGATAGTGATACTTATGGAACTATTAGGTTATGAATGAATAAACAGGTTAATTAAGTGCTTATAATATAAGTTCTTACAATTTAAGTGcaggaaaaataaaatcaaattgttttttaatataagttataaactgtttttataacaagttgttttcataaactTACACAAAAAGCAGTTTTTATCCAACAAAGTCCAAAATGagcattaaataaaaaagaaagaaaaaggaagtgTACCGTTCCATCTGGAAAGAGGAGTggaattaagaacagaatcaagatCATCATTACGAGTACAAACCAAAATCGGACCTTGAAAATCAATAGGAACAGAATCACCACGTCGAAGAAGAATATCTTGACCATCACCCATACCTTGTAAAGCTTTACCAACTCTTCCACCGCCGACAATGACGGCGGGAGCAACTCTGGTGGTGACGACGGAAGGTGCCATGGCGGAGACTTTGAATCTGAAAGCGGGAGAAATCGATGTGAGAttgaagagagagagagtagCCATTGAAAAAGTGGTTGCTGTTAAGAGTTAACAGTAACAGTAACTTAACAGAAGAACGTGCACATGTTTTCTCTTTTTGTTGAAGAACGTGCAcatgttttctcttttttgttgtGTTTCATTTCTCACTTGGCATCACACTCACACTTATTTCGTTTAGGCTAAattggtcctttaacttaatttcagataacattttagtcttttatttattttttttttcgatttagtcctttattcctaaaaatatcaaataaatatgaaaatatgaatttatttaaagatttgcgttacgaatttgatgaaatttgtattatattgaagaatataattaattttatgagttttaattaatttttttttgaatttttgtataaaaaataatatcattattaaaattttaaaacataaaatatcaaattgtcacttaaaattaaaataaaggaccaagtcgaaaaaaaaataaagaactaaaacgttacctgaaattaagttaaaggacaaATGGAATTTAGCCTTTCTTCagattttttctttctttcttttttttttttattaattttattacgGGAAGGTTTTATCTTACAACTACACAAGTTAACATCTTCGCTTTTTCGGGATTTTGATGCATATATcctgttctttttttttttattccctaTCTACCCTAGTTTGAAACAATATTCCTGAAATGCCTTACTTTTTCGTTCCTTCAGGAAGTCGttccctggggaagcgacctcttgAAGAGGAAATTTTGCAACGTTAACAGGGGGTCgtttcctggggaagcgacctcccactgggttttattttttttttttttgttatattttaaagttactttgttattaaaattattaatttaattatttaaaaaataaaatactaatattaaattacaataaaatatagtaataaattataaataaaatttatattttaattattattattattattattattattattatcattattattattattattataataaataattattataggtataattaaaaattattataattaaagtgattaaataaataaattaaatgataataaaaattaaataatgataacaattaaatgaaaagaaatttatattgataacatgaaaataaaatgaaatacattaaattattaatttaattatttaaaaaataaaaatactaataattaattaaaaatacgttaataattaattattaataaatgttatattttaattattgttattattataataaataactattatacttttaattaaaaattattatacttaaaatgatattaaaaattaaataataataacaattaaatgaaaagaaattgatattgataacttgaaaacgaaatgaaatacattaaattaataataaaaaagtacatcaatcaaatttgaaa
It includes:
- the LOC101497650 gene encoding uncharacterized protein; translation: MATLSLFNLTSISPAFRFKVSAMAPSVVTTRVAPAVIVGGGRVGKALQGMGDGQDILLRRGDSVPIDFQGPILVCTRNDDLDSVLNSTPLSRWNDLVFFQNGMLEPWLESKGLKEGNQVLAYFAVSKLGESPIDGKTDTNPEGLTAAYGKWALAVSERLQAGGLSCKVLDKEAFEKQMLEKLIWICSVMLVGARHGGVPVGYVEKEFHLELCSLIAELASAAASEKGLIFEDAMEDRLCAYSRAVAHFPTAVKEFKWRNGWFYSLSEKAIAQGKQDPCPLHTQWLKDLKIV